The genomic interval ACTACCTTTGTTTCCTCATGGTGCAGCATATTTTTCTGAATAACATCGTCCACGGGTTTGTTCAGCTGCTGCTTCAGTTCAATTGCATCATCTGGTTCTCCTGCGATGTACAGACGCTCCCAACCGTTATCTTTAGCAAGCTTGTCCAGTTTTGGAGCAATGCTTTTATACCAGCGCTGCTTATTCGCTTCATAACGAGCTTTAAACTGTTCCTGCTGCACATTACGTCCACCTGATCCCATCGACGCATCTATTTTATGCGGGCCGGTGCGCTGACGCCATTCATCCGTGTCAATGTCTAGTCCATAATAATACGTGTGTGTCACTTCTTGAAGATATGTCTCGACAACGCTTATCTGGTTTGTTTGAACAAGAACAATGCCCGTTCTTGGATAGGCATTGCACAATTCCTTCAACTGCTGTAACCGAGGAGTGTCCTCCCAGTAAAATTCCGTGGTTAATTGCATCCGAACACGCTGGGCAAACCACACAGTTTCAGTCGCATCAGCAAACACGATGACACCTTTGTGCAAATTAAGCTCATGATCCTCCACATATTTTTTCACTTTTCGTTTAACACGTTTAAAGTTTTCAAGCTCTTCGGTATTATTTGCTTCCCGCAGATAGC from Lentibacillus cibarius carries:
- a CDS encoding VLRF1 family aeRF1-type release factor, encoding MYLNTDPSEPENQSGGWKIHLKNGLRNFESYLREANNTEELENFKRVKRKVKKYVEDHELNLHKGVIVFADATETVWFAQRVRMQLTTEFYWEDTPRLQQLKELCNAYPRTGIVLVQTNQISVVETYLQEVTHTYYYGLDIDTDEWRQRTGPHKIDASMGSGGRNVQQEQFKARYEANKQRWYKSIAPKLDKLAKDNGWERLYIAGEPDDAIELKQQLNKPVDDVIQKNMLHHEETKVVEEVAG